The Echinicola rosea genome has a segment encoding these proteins:
- a CDS encoding guanine nucleotide exchange factor domain-containing protein — protein MALLSLLVLAEPITAKQFPPQGIYKKGRCIEGDSLKTIDPEASLKLFQQCKSDLLRKGDTLGAIDIINRISNIHGNHARYKMAYDGYWEALDLATKANLEYARGTIYYKIGQTYGYYKKINKSLNYLNIALDINKKLIEAGEIHKNELINNYLGMVALYRQNQMPFEAKKYLDSCFQILPPTVTPVESPYIFFEKGYVLSETGDPEKAISISKEIIPWFQKNTPSYLVLVYAYLADYYKVQKDFQASENYYLQSIETSAKYHSHIDFSSLVHKKLSDLYAQIGDFKNAYISLGEAKSLDDQFFDSRSPSNTGLLEIQDLFRLEKEKQEELLQQQRLETLEHKDRVSFLQKVILAIIIVFGAFIGGVYIRNRTKKFKAEKEYLKKKQSLDVQKAQEVLEIKNKELIASTVQLIEKDQLLMDIKTQLKELKKDDQKTPVNTLIKNIDFHSTRNWDEFEKRFIQINTGFYERLKAKFPKLNHNDHRLCALIKLNMSSKEMASLLAISVESVHTNRYRLRKKLQLDRSVNLEDYIGNI, from the coding sequence ATGGCCTTATTATCTTTGTTGGTACTCGCTGAACCAATCACTGCCAAGCAGTTTCCTCCTCAAGGGATTTATAAAAAAGGCCGGTGTATCGAAGGGGATAGTTTAAAAACCATTGATCCGGAAGCCTCCTTAAAGCTCTTCCAGCAATGTAAATCCGACCTACTCCGTAAAGGCGACACCCTCGGCGCCATCGACATCATCAACCGTATCTCCAATATCCATGGAAACCACGCTCGCTATAAAATGGCTTACGATGGATACTGGGAAGCGCTCGACTTGGCGACGAAGGCCAACTTAGAATATGCCAGAGGAACCATCTACTATAAAATCGGCCAAACCTACGGGTACTATAAAAAGATCAACAAATCACTCAATTACCTGAACATTGCCCTTGATATCAACAAGAAACTTATCGAGGCCGGTGAGATCCATAAAAATGAACTGATCAACAACTACCTGGGAATGGTGGCCCTTTACCGACAAAACCAAATGCCCTTTGAGGCCAAAAAGTACTTGGACAGTTGCTTTCAGATACTGCCCCCTACCGTTACGCCTGTAGAATCCCCTTATATTTTCTTTGAAAAAGGCTATGTCCTGTCAGAAACCGGAGACCCCGAAAAAGCCATTTCCATATCGAAAGAAATCATACCTTGGTTTCAAAAAAACACACCGAGCTATCTCGTGCTGGTATATGCTTATTTGGCAGACTATTACAAAGTACAAAAGGACTTTCAAGCAAGTGAAAATTATTACTTGCAGTCCATAGAAACATCAGCCAAATACCATAGCCACATCGATTTCTCTTCCCTGGTACACAAAAAACTATCTGATCTATATGCACAAATAGGGGATTTCAAAAATGCCTATATCAGCTTGGGAGAAGCCAAAAGCTTGGATGATCAGTTTTTTGACAGCAGAAGCCCCAGCAATACCGGTTTGTTGGAAATACAGGACCTCTTTCGCTTAGAAAAGGAAAAGCAGGAAGAACTCCTCCAGCAACAACGGCTCGAAACCTTGGAGCATAAAGACCGCGTGTCCTTTCTTCAAAAGGTGATATTGGCCATTATCATTGTATTTGGTGCATTTATCGGCGGAGTATATATCCGTAATCGAACCAAAAAATTCAAAGCTGAAAAAGAATACCTTAAGAAAAAGCAATCCTTGGATGTCCAAAAAGCCCAAGAGGTATTAGAAATCAAGAACAAGGAGCTTATCGCCAGTACGGTGCAATTGATCGAAAAGGATCAGCTGCTAATGGACATCAAGACACAGCTCAAGGAACTTAAAAAAGATGACCAAAAGACGCCTGTCAACACATTGATAAAAAATATCGACTTTCATTCTACCCGAAATTGGGATGAGTTCGAAAAGCGGTTTATCCAGATTAACACTGGATTCTATGAGCGATTGAAGGCCAAATTCCCAAAACTCAACCATAATGACCACAGACTGTGCGCCTTGATCAAATTGAATATGTCAAGTAAGGAAATGGCAAGTTTACTGGCCATCTCTGTAGAGTCCGTGCACACGAATAGGTACCGCCTAAGAAAAAAACTACAACTGGATAGAAGTGTCAACCTGGAAGACTATATAGGGAATATATAA
- a CDS encoding SusC/RagA family TonB-linked outer membrane protein, with amino-acid sequence MKPRISIKPQHLLGVLMILSAFFWSMAESMAQNPTITGTVIDENGETLPGVNILLKGSSTGTITDIEGNYTIDAPAEGTLVFSFIGYQSQEISISGRSKIDITLSSDLENLDEVVVIGYGTRSKGELTGAVATVDKDFLDQQPTGNVSKALQGSTSGITVVNSATPGGQSEIRIRGMGTINNNGPLWVVDGVYGATPPPPNQIESIQVLKDAASTAIYGARGANGVILVTTKSGKAGQPAQVSVSMRTGFNKPNAKFDIMTNPQELGELMWMELENDGLPTSNVHYGSGDNPVLNDYLFPNGGSFGDPSTNIDLYDKFNYPITESNKAGTDWMDVVYQDGSIQDFNLSVTGGGKKTNYAFQGNYLKENGIFKNTSYERISLRSNVDAEINDWLKIGERLGVMFSQNKGYNGNNAHESLLNELYTINPILPVYDIAGNYAGGVVGGNVYDGPNPLGLLERSGDSKNTTYNLTGNIYAELSPIKDLKFKTLFGYNINLSQNFNPRFPDPENTNGTDGTTLNEGSAVNMAWNWSNTLSYTKTINQDHNIDLLAGTEAVKSNYRNIYASRQDYFSTDLNFMVLDAGASNQLNGGNASAWSLFSYFGRAHYDFKKKYIADVTIRRDGSSRFGVNNRFGVFPAVSLGWVLSEENFMSGVDGWLDFLKLRTSWGQSGNDQIGNYNSYSIYNSNPGNSYYAIGGGDNTIVVGYQSATRGNPNAKWETTTSTNIALDATFFGNLDVTMDFWQKNTKDMLFPIAIPLVAGSATPPSVNIGSMSNKGVDITLDYRGEFCASGVTYSLSGNFTHYKNEVTKLSNNANEFIQGFPVRQSVYTRTEPGRSFPEFYGYVVDGIFQTQEEADNHPTNGTYNAPGNLKIKDVNGDGVISPEDRTYIGNPHPDFTTGLRLGLGYKGFDFAATLYASVGNDIANYTSRFIRYGLFQGPNSPDRLYKSWGSPYLEDNADATLPKASNSTSFEQNPSSVYIEDGSYLRLQNLQIGYNFPDHILDRLKINNLRLYFMGSNLFTITGYSGLNPEIPAKRDNGIAREIDRGVDTGAWPVSRQLMFGLNLSL; translated from the coding sequence ATGAAACCCAGAATTTCAATTAAGCCCCAGCATTTATTGGGGGTGTTAATGATTTTGTCTGCCTTTTTCTGGTCTATGGCCGAGTCAATGGCACAAAATCCAACGATTACCGGTACCGTTATAGACGAAAACGGAGAGACCCTTCCAGGAGTAAACATTCTATTGAAGGGAAGCAGCACGGGAACCATCACGGATATTGAAGGGAACTACACCATTGATGCCCCAGCAGAAGGAACATTGGTCTTCAGCTTTATAGGCTACCAAAGCCAAGAGATTTCTATCTCAGGAAGGTCAAAAATAGACATCACCCTATCTTCAGATCTTGAAAACCTCGACGAAGTGGTCGTCATTGGTTATGGAACCCGATCCAAAGGGGAACTGACTGGTGCAGTGGCCACAGTGGACAAGGACTTTCTTGATCAGCAGCCAACGGGCAACGTCAGTAAAGCCCTCCAAGGTAGTACTTCGGGGATTACCGTGGTCAATTCCGCTACTCCTGGCGGCCAATCCGAAATCAGGATCCGTGGTATGGGAACGATCAACAACAATGGCCCCCTGTGGGTAGTGGACGGAGTGTACGGAGCCACTCCTCCCCCTCCAAATCAAATCGAATCCATTCAGGTGCTAAAAGACGCCGCATCCACGGCGATATACGGAGCAAGAGGTGCAAACGGGGTGATTTTGGTCACCACCAAATCCGGTAAGGCCGGTCAGCCAGCCCAAGTATCAGTCAGTATGCGTACCGGGTTCAATAAGCCCAATGCAAAATTCGATATTATGACCAATCCACAAGAACTTGGTGAACTTATGTGGATGGAACTGGAAAACGATGGGCTACCCACCTCCAATGTACATTACGGAAGTGGTGATAATCCTGTTTTAAATGATTATCTATTTCCCAATGGCGGATCTTTCGGTGATCCTTCTACCAATATAGACTTATACGATAAGTTCAATTATCCTATTACGGAATCCAATAAAGCCGGTACAGATTGGATGGATGTGGTTTACCAGGACGGTTCTATTCAAGATTTCAACCTATCCGTAACAGGAGGTGGTAAGAAGACAAACTATGCCTTCCAGGGAAACTATCTTAAGGAAAATGGTATATTCAAAAACACTTCCTACGAAAGGATTTCTTTACGGTCCAATGTAGATGCGGAAATAAATGACTGGCTAAAAATCGGTGAGCGTCTCGGCGTCATGTTCAGCCAAAACAAGGGTTACAACGGAAACAATGCCCATGAAAGCCTCTTAAATGAGCTATACACGATTAACCCAATATTACCGGTATATGATATAGCTGGAAACTATGCCGGCGGGGTAGTTGGTGGTAATGTATATGACGGGCCTAATCCATTAGGTCTTCTTGAAAGGTCCGGCGACAGTAAAAACACCACTTATAATCTTACCGGAAACATCTATGCAGAGCTTAGCCCGATCAAAGACCTAAAGTTCAAGACACTTTTCGGGTACAATATCAACTTATCCCAAAATTTCAATCCAAGATTTCCGGATCCAGAAAACACCAACGGAACCGACGGTACCACGCTCAATGAAGGAAGTGCTGTCAATATGGCTTGGAACTGGAGTAATACCTTAAGCTATACCAAGACCATCAACCAGGATCATAACATCGATCTTTTGGCAGGCACAGAGGCTGTCAAAAGCAATTATAGAAATATATATGCCTCAAGACAGGATTATTTTAGCACAGACCTGAATTTCATGGTGTTGGACGCCGGGGCAAGTAACCAATTAAATGGAGGAAATGCCTCTGCATGGTCGCTATTTTCCTATTTTGGAAGAGCCCACTATGACTTCAAGAAAAAGTATATCGCCGATGTGACCATCAGAAGGGACGGTTCTTCACGGTTTGGCGTAAACAATAGATTTGGAGTATTCCCTGCGGTTTCTCTCGGCTGGGTACTATCAGAAGAAAATTTCATGTCCGGAGTAGATGGATGGCTGGATTTCCTAAAACTCCGTACCAGCTGGGGACAATCTGGAAATGACCAAATCGGTAATTACAATAGCTATTCCATTTACAACAGCAACCCAGGCAACTCTTATTACGCCATAGGGGGAGGTGACAATACCATTGTGGTAGGTTACCAATCTGCAACTCGTGGTAATCCAAATGCCAAGTGGGAAACTACCACCTCCACAAACATCGCCTTGGACGCTACATTTTTCGGAAATCTTGATGTAACCATGGATTTTTGGCAAAAAAACACCAAGGACATGTTATTTCCCATTGCCATCCCTCTTGTAGCTGGAAGCGCAACGCCACCCTCTGTAAATATCGGATCCATGTCCAACAAAGGAGTGGATATTACCTTGGATTATCGCGGAGAATTTTGTGCCAGCGGAGTGACCTATTCCCTATCAGGCAATTTCACCCATTATAAAAATGAGGTTACCAAACTTTCCAATAATGCCAATGAGTTTATCCAAGGGTTTCCAGTCAGACAATCTGTGTATACCCGAACAGAGCCAGGCAGGTCCTTTCCTGAATTTTATGGCTATGTAGTTGATGGTATCTTCCAGACCCAAGAAGAGGCCGATAACCATCCGACCAACGGCACCTACAATGCTCCTGGTAACCTTAAAATAAAAGATGTAAATGGAGATGGTGTCATCTCCCCTGAAGACAGGACATATATTGGCAATCCACATCCGGACTTCACTACCGGTCTACGACTGGGCCTTGGATACAAGGGGTTTGATTTCGCTGCCACCCTATATGCTTCTGTTGGAAATGACATTGCCAACTATACCAGCAGATTTATCCGTTATGGCCTCTTCCAAGGCCCCAACAGCCCTGATAGGCTATATAAATCGTGGGGATCTCCCTATTTAGAGGATAATGCCGACGCTACCTTACCCAAGGCATCCAACAGCACTTCCTTTGAGCAAAATCCTTCTTCGGTATATATAGAAGACGGCTCCTACCTTAGATTACAAAACCTCCAAATAGGGTACAACTTCCCAGATCATATTCTGGACCGACTAAAAATCAATAATCTTAGACTGTATTTCATGGGCTCAAACCTGTTTACCATCACTGGATACTCAGGTCTAAACCCAGAGATCCCTGCCAAAAGGGACAACGGCATCGCAAGGGAAATTGACCGAGGGGTAGATACCGGCGCATGGCCTGTTTCCCGGCAGTTGATGTTCGGTCTTAATCTTAGTCTTTAA
- a CDS encoding RagB/SusD family nutrient uptake outer membrane protein gives MKKPILIISVFLSLFLLHGCSEEFLDEKPYGAINQSLLNNEEGVNSLLISAYAMLDGYAAGENPSGNQGEASVMNWIWGDVPSDDMHRGDQTGGWNQINDVERYEVRSDNEWLNGAWGVNYEAISRANDALLALYDSEDIPENRYKQLEAEAKFLRAWFHFQLRMVFERIPYIVEGVDATQVKNDVEVWDQIEGDLQFAIDNLTPEPSDIGRASMWAAMAFKARVHLFQQEFTEAKPLLDDIIIDGPFQLESHFYNNFDEEKQNNGESIFEIQYSVNDGAGVANSGIDHQTLYPRGPDVGLCCAYSAPSFDLFNAFKVDENGLPLLDEFQEGLLIEDYGILTTESFTPTEHLLDPRVDWTIGRRGIPFLDWGPMSGSDWMLDQLNMGPFLNKKIMWYKRNRGEISTESSYWASGVNGNNFRVLRLGHVLLWRAEVAVEENDLSTALSLVNLIRNRAADDMVMGKVLNDSFGPNDQIEIDETQPAANYKLEPYPSFPSQEYARKAVRHEIRMEFALEGMRYFDLRRWGIAEETLNSYLDSELDGGRLPWLNGANYGTEDDYWPIPQVQLDLQNGILQQDPDH, from the coding sequence ATGAAAAAACCAATTTTAATAATAAGTGTGTTTCTCAGCCTGTTCCTACTGCATGGTTGCAGCGAGGAGTTTTTGGACGAAAAACCTTACGGTGCTATCAATCAATCCCTACTTAACAACGAAGAAGGTGTAAATAGCTTATTAATTTCTGCTTACGCCATGTTGGATGGATATGCCGCAGGTGAAAACCCAAGCGGTAACCAAGGAGAAGCATCGGTCATGAACTGGATATGGGGGGATGTTCCATCTGATGACATGCACCGTGGTGACCAAACTGGAGGATGGAATCAAATCAATGACGTAGAACGATATGAAGTCCGCTCGGACAATGAGTGGCTAAACGGTGCCTGGGGCGTAAATTACGAAGCCATATCCAGGGCCAATGATGCCCTTTTGGCGCTCTATGATTCGGAAGACATTCCTGAAAACAGGTATAAACAACTGGAAGCAGAGGCTAAATTCCTAAGGGCTTGGTTTCATTTTCAGCTGAGAATGGTATTTGAACGTATCCCATATATCGTGGAAGGGGTGGATGCCACCCAAGTCAAAAACGACGTGGAAGTATGGGACCAGATAGAAGGCGACCTTCAATTTGCCATAGATAATCTAACCCCTGAACCAAGTGATATCGGTAGGGCATCCATGTGGGCCGCCATGGCCTTTAAAGCTCGAGTCCACCTTTTTCAACAGGAATTTACTGAAGCAAAGCCTCTATTGGATGATATCATCATCGATGGGCCATTCCAATTGGAGTCACATTTTTACAATAATTTTGACGAAGAAAAACAAAACAATGGAGAGAGTATTTTTGAAATTCAATATTCGGTAAATGACGGAGCAGGCGTGGCCAATTCCGGTATTGACCACCAAACGCTTTACCCTCGCGGCCCGGATGTAGGTCTTTGTTGTGCGTACAGTGCTCCATCATTTGATCTCTTCAACGCGTTCAAGGTAGATGAAAACGGCCTGCCTCTTTTGGATGAATTCCAAGAAGGGCTTTTGATAGAGGATTATGGAATATTAACCACCGAATCCTTCACGCCAACCGAACATCTTTTGGATCCTCGAGTGGACTGGACAATTGGAAGACGGGGAATCCCGTTCCTTGACTGGGGACCAATGAGTGGTAGTGACTGGATGCTTGACCAACTGAACATGGGACCATTTCTTAATAAGAAAATCATGTGGTACAAAAGAAACAGGGGAGAAATATCCACCGAATCCAGCTACTGGGCCTCTGGTGTAAACGGGAACAACTTCCGGGTACTGCGGCTTGGGCACGTCCTGCTATGGAGAGCAGAGGTAGCAGTGGAGGAAAACGACCTAAGTACGGCCTTGTCTTTAGTTAATCTCATCCGGAACCGGGCGGCCGATGATATGGTAATGGGAAAAGTACTCAACGATTCATTTGGACCTAACGATCAAATCGAAATCGATGAGACCCAACCTGCCGCAAATTACAAACTGGAGCCATACCCTTCTTTTCCAAGTCAAGAATATGCACGTAAAGCAGTCAGACATGAAATCCGGATGGAGTTTGCTTTAGAAGGAATGCGTTACTTTGACCTAAGAAGATGGGGTATCGCGGAAGAAACCCTAAACTCTTACCTCGACAGCGAACTTGATGGCGGAAGGTTACCGTGGCTAAATGGAGCCAATTACGGTACTGAAGATGATTACTGGCCTATCCCCCAAGTCCAGTTGGACCTTCAAAATGGCATTTTGCAACAGGATCCGGATCATTAA